A DNA window from Bradyrhizobium barranii subsp. barranii contains the following coding sequences:
- a CDS encoding IS110 family RNA-guided transposase translates to MIYVGLDVSLNSVAVCAVDETGKLIREGTTLADAPSIVQYLEPWAGQVERVGLEAGPTSEWLTANLIELGLPAVSLEARQVKAALSAMPVKTDRNDARGIAQVVRTGWFKPVHVKSIGSQRARTLAAARKHIIRSIAAAEQVIRGLLRPLGLKVGVVSRTLFATRVRELVGDDALLEAIMNPLLAGREALMREYARLHRLVLKVVRSDPACRLLMTMPGIGPVSALTFRSTVDDPRRFLHSQSVGAYLGLTPRRYQSGEVDRVGRITKVGDGETRTALFEAANVVLRPSTRWSPMKAWAVRVAHRQGSKRAKVALARKMAVVLHRMWVDGTEFRWTAVA, encoded by the coding sequence ATGATCTACGTCGGCCTCGATGTTTCGCTGAATTCCGTTGCGGTATGTGCGGTGGACGAGACCGGAAAGCTTATCCGGGAGGGAACCACCTTGGCGGACGCGCCATCGATTGTGCAGTACCTCGAACCATGGGCTGGTCAAGTTGAACGGGTGGGCCTTGAGGCAGGACCGACGTCAGAATGGCTGACCGCAAATCTAATCGAACTGGGGCTGCCGGCCGTCAGTTTGGAAGCCCGCCAGGTTAAGGCGGCACTTTCGGCCATGCCGGTGAAGACCGATCGGAATGACGCCCGTGGGATCGCGCAGGTGGTGAGAACGGGATGGTTCAAGCCTGTTCACGTCAAGAGCATCGGCAGCCAAAGGGCGCGGACGCTGGCCGCGGCTCGCAAGCATATCATCCGCTCCATCGCTGCCGCAGAGCAGGTCATCCGCGGACTTCTGCGTCCGCTCGGTCTCAAAGTCGGAGTCGTCTCGCGGACTCTGTTCGCGACGCGAGTTCGTGAGTTGGTGGGCGATGACGCCTTGCTGGAGGCGATCATGAATCCGCTGCTTGCCGGACGCGAAGCGCTGATGCGGGAGTACGCCCGACTGCATCGTCTGGTTCTGAAGGTCGTGCGCAGTGACCCGGCTTGTCGGCTCTTGATGACGATGCCGGGGATCGGCCCGGTCTCTGCGTTGACCTTCCGCTCCACTGTGGACGATCCTAGGCGATTCCTGCATTCCCAATCCGTCGGGGCCTATCTCGGGTTAACGCCCCGGCGATACCAATCTGGCGAGGTTGATCGGGTGGGACGGATCACAAAAGTCGGAGATGGAGAGACGCGCACAGCCCTGTTCGAAGCTGCCAACGTTGTTCTCAGGCCATCAACCCGATGGTCTCCGATGAAGGCTTGGGCGGTGCGTGTTGCCCACCGGCAAGGAAGCAAGCGTGCGAAGGTCGCGCTGGCCAGAAAGATGGCGGTCGTCCTTCACCGAATGTGGGTTGATGGAACCGAATTCCGATGGACGGCGGTGGCGTAA
- a CDS encoding ABC transporter substrate-binding protein, which yields MQITVNWFVEPAISILARASTRSTPARPRIDGIATKSSDEQFVALVSGAADAVVTAMDNVMDWRMRDFGRDLCIIAQVEQTTPLSLIAGADVSEIEDLRGGKLLVDSTKNGFVVAARALLDDAGLPSGSYALKAAGGVRERYQSLLAGEGDATLLGPPFDGTAIAQGARVLSRVNDRYPAFPGQGLVVRRSSDDRVRAGVIAWQAALDHARARALTSRKIAVSHLIEAGMSSPSAEAMIEILPRSLVPDRDGVALLIAQRERARLRGANVTYSDLVDSSLFDSAGYSREPNR from the coding sequence ATGCAAATCACCGTCAATTGGTTTGTCGAGCCCGCAATCTCGATCCTGGCGCGCGCCAGCACGCGATCGACGCCGGCGCGCCCGCGAATTGACGGCATTGCAACAAAATCCTCCGATGAGCAGTTCGTGGCTCTCGTGAGCGGGGCGGCAGATGCAGTCGTCACTGCCATGGACAATGTGATGGACTGGAGGATGCGCGACTTCGGACGAGATCTCTGTATCATCGCGCAAGTCGAGCAGACGACTCCCCTCTCCCTGATTGCCGGTGCGGACGTTTCCGAAATCGAAGACTTGAGAGGCGGCAAGCTTCTCGTCGATTCGACGAAGAACGGTTTCGTGGTGGCCGCCAGAGCGTTGCTGGACGATGCCGGATTGCCGAGCGGATCGTATGCACTCAAAGCTGCCGGCGGCGTGCGTGAACGATACCAGAGTTTATTGGCCGGAGAAGGGGACGCCACCCTGCTCGGGCCCCCCTTCGACGGCACGGCCATCGCACAGGGGGCGCGAGTGCTGTCACGCGTGAACGATCGCTATCCTGCATTTCCCGGCCAAGGGCTGGTCGTGCGGCGCAGCTCAGACGATCGCGTTCGCGCCGGTGTGATCGCTTGGCAAGCGGCACTGGATCACGCGCGGGCGCGGGCGCTGACAAGTAGGAAAATCGCCGTCTCGCATCTCATTGAGGCCGGCATGTCGAGTCCCTCTGCTGAAGCGATGATCGAAATTCTACCCAGGTCGCTCGTTCCGGACCGGGACGGTGTCGCCCTCCTCATTGCCCAACGCGAGCGTGCGAGGTTGCGCGGGGCCAATGTTACCTATTCAGATCTGGTCGATTCCAGTCTCTTCGACAGTGCCGGCTATTCACGGGAGCCCAACCGATGA